One window of the Chloroflexota bacterium genome contains the following:
- the fdrA gene encoding acyl-CoA synthetase FdrA: MPFIKSETRSGAYYDSAVLMQLQRGLLGLPGVLDSGAVMGTPANLELLEQSGLLTDDAKKAGVNDLLIVVKAESDGVVAEALGQVDSLLARRRSAVAQEFRPKSLETAVQQLPEANWVLVSVPGRFAAGVAREALNLGKHVFLYSDNVSLEDEIALKKTAQAKGLLVMGPDCGTAIINGVGLGFANRVRRGPIGVVGASGTGTQAVTARIHNLGSGVSHAIGTGGRDLKSEVGAITAHQALDVLACDPETKVIVLISKPPAANVATKLLAAAQASGKPVVVDFIGYPPPARKLDNLHFSAGLSEAAEIAVKLLEDWRIREFSNAKRPRFASDLYLRGLFSGGTLAYETMLGLQAVLSPLYSNSPISDSQILPDPLKSQAHTIVDLGDEVFMVGRLHPMIDNDLRLRRLKQEAADPETGLILLDVVLGEGAHPDPASELAPAIAEITRSENRRIEVVTMVIGTDSDPQNVESQVERLKAAGAIVFRTATGAIEYVARRMSQPPDSVGLPVSLDSFNQPLAAINVGLESFYESLVGQGAQAVQVDWKPPAGGNEKLAAILAKMKKKK, from the coding sequence ATGCCTTTCATTAAAAGTGAAACACGCTCCGGCGCCTACTACGACTCGGCAGTGCTCATGCAATTGCAACGCGGCCTGCTCGGCCTGCCCGGCGTGCTCGACTCGGGCGCGGTGATGGGCACGCCCGCCAACCTTGAACTACTAGAGCAGAGCGGCCTGCTCACCGACGACGCCAAGAAAGCCGGCGTCAACGATCTGCTGATCGTCGTCAAGGCCGAATCGGACGGGGTCGTCGCCGAGGCGTTGGGACAGGTTGATTCATTGTTGGCCCGACGCCGCTCGGCAGTTGCTCAAGAATTCCGCCCCAAGAGTTTGGAGACGGCGGTTCAGCAATTGCCGGAAGCGAACTGGGTGCTGGTGTCGGTTCCGGGCCGGTTCGCCGCCGGCGTGGCCCGTGAGGCGCTCAATCTTGGCAAGCATGTTTTTCTCTACAGCGACAACGTTTCGCTTGAAGACGAAATTGCCTTGAAGAAAACAGCGCAGGCGAAAGGCTTGTTAGTGATGGGGCCGGATTGCGGCACGGCCATCATCAATGGCGTCGGCCTCGGTTTTGCCAACCGGGTTCGGCGTGGGCCAATCGGCGTGGTGGGCGCGTCTGGCACGGGGACTCAAGCAGTGACGGCCCGCATTCACAATCTGGGGTCGGGCGTGTCGCACGCCATCGGCACCGGCGGGCGCGACCTCAAATCGGAAGTGGGCGCGATCACCGCGCACCAGGCGTTGGATGTGCTGGCTTGCGATCCTGAAACTAAAGTCATCGTGCTGATCTCAAAACCGCCCGCCGCGAACGTGGCCACAAAGTTGCTGGCCGCCGCCCAGGCTTCCGGCAAGCCGGTCGTCGTGGACTTCATCGGTTACCCGCCCCCGGCCCGAAAGCTGGACAATCTCCATTTTTCGGCGGGTTTGAGTGAGGCGGCGGAGATCGCGGTGAAGCTATTAGAGGATTGGAGAATTAGAGAATTCTCTAACGCGAAGCGTCCACGCTTCGCGTCCGATCTCTATTTGCGGGGTTTATTTTCTGGCGGCACGCTTGCCTACGAAACCATGCTCGGTTTGCAAGCAGTTCTCTCGCCGCTTTATTCCAATTCTCCAATCTCTGATTCTCAAATTCTCCCCGACCCGCTGAAGAGCCAGGCTCACACCATCGTGGATTTAGGCGACGAGGTATTTATGGTTGGCCGCCTGCATCCGATGATTGACAACGATCTCCGGTTGCGCCGCCTCAAACAAGAAGCCGCCGACCCCGAGACAGGCCTGATCCTGCTGGACGTTGTTCTCGGCGAAGGCGCGCACCCAGACCCGGCGAGCGAGCTTGCGCCTGCGATTGCCGAGATTACGAGATCAGAGAATCGGAGAATTGAAGTGGTGACGATGGTGATCGGCACCGACTCCGATCCGCAAAACGTGGAGTCGCAGGTGGAACGGTTGAAGGCGGCAGGGGCGATTGTGTTCCGCACGGCGACTGGGGCGATTGAGTATGTGGCTCGGCGCATGAGTCAGCCACCCGACAGTGTCGGCCTCCCCGTGTCGCTCGATTCGTTCAATCAACCTTTAGCCGCCATCAACGTTGGCCTGGAGTCGTTTTACGAAAGTCTGGTCGGGCAGGGGGCGCAGGCTGTGCAAGTAGACTGGAAGCCTCCGGCGGGCGGCAACGAAAAGCTGGCCGCGATTTTGGCGAAGATGAAGAAGAAGAAATAG
- a CDS encoding DUF1116 domain-containing protein, producing MDIEHANLTAVTRMMDARPILKGVATARDVIPGMKDNLFLHAGPPITWQRMSGPMRGAVIGAMMLEGMAKTEAEAIALAEKGAVEFAPNHEHGAVGPMAGVTSPSMKVYIVENVTHGNKAYCNFNEGYGKVLRMGAFSDEVITKLRWINDTFAPIVGEAIEASGEGLDIRALLAEALHMGDEGHNRNKAGSLLFLKWLAPFIAKVAKDNNVESEVLKFICDNALSVLNPVMAACKAMTDAAHGIEGSTLVSTMARNGTDFGIRVSGLGDRWFTAPAEVPQGLWFPGFTAADANPDIGDSAITETAGIGGFAMATAPAIVTFVGSTPREAVNATLEMYEITVAEHKHFTMPVLDFRGTPTGIDIRKVIEKSILPRINTGVAHRLPGIGQVGAGLVRPPMAIFEEALIAYAEKYGLEN from the coding sequence ATGGACATAGAACACGCAAACTTAACTGCTGTAACGCGCATGATGGACGCCCGACCGATTCTGAAAGGGGTGGCAACAGCGCGTGACGTGATTCCCGGCATGAAAGACAACCTGTTTCTGCACGCCGGGCCGCCGATTACGTGGCAACGGATGTCTGGCCCGATGCGGGGCGCGGTGATCGGAGCCATGATGCTTGAGGGCATGGCGAAGACAGAAGCCGAGGCAATTGCCCTGGCCGAGAAAGGCGCGGTGGAGTTTGCACCCAACCACGAGCACGGCGCTGTCGGGCCGATGGCGGGCGTGACTTCGCCCTCGATGAAGGTTTACATTGTCGAGAATGTCACTCACGGCAATAAAGCTTACTGTAATTTCAATGAAGGTTACGGCAAAGTTTTGCGAATGGGCGCGTTCAGCGATGAGGTGATCACCAAACTGCGGTGGATCAACGACACGTTTGCGCCCATCGTCGGCGAGGCGATTGAAGCCAGCGGCGAGGGCCTGGATATTCGCGCCTTGCTGGCCGAGGCCTTGCACATGGGCGATGAAGGCCACAATCGCAATAAGGCCGGGTCGTTGCTGTTCCTCAAGTGGCTGGCCCCCTTCATCGCCAAAGTGGCAAAGGATAACAACGTCGAAAGTGAAGTGTTGAAGTTTATCTGCGACAACGCCTTGAGCGTGCTGAACCCGGTGATGGCGGCTTGCAAGGCGATGACCGACGCGGCGCACGGTATCGAGGGTAGCACCCTCGTCAGCACCATGGCCCGCAATGGCACCGACTTTGGCATCCGGGTGAGCGGGCTGGGCGACCGCTGGTTCACTGCGCCCGCCGAAGTGCCGCAGGGTTTATGGTTCCCCGGTTTCACCGCCGCCGACGCCAACCCCGACATCGGCGACAGTGCCATCACCGAAACGGCAGGCATCGGCGGGTTCGCTATGGCGACGGCCCCGGCCATTGTCACCTTTGTGGGTAGCACACCTAGAGAAGCCGTGAACGCCACGCTCGAAATGTACGAAATCACCGTCGCCGAGCACAAGCATTTCACCATGCCCGTGCTGGATTTTCGCGGCACACCGACCGGCATTGACATCCGCAAGGTGATTGAGAAAAGCATCCTGCCGCGCATCAACACCGGTGTGGCCCACCGCCTGCCGGGCATTGGGCAAGTGGGCGCGGGGCTGGTGAGGCCGCCGATGGCGATTTTTGAGGAGGCGTTGATCGCATATGCGGAGAAGTACGGACTGGAGAATTAG
- a CDS encoding four helix bundle protein: MPTSFEDLKVLKSAEAIADSVYKSAEQWNEFARDVVGKQIARAADSVGANIAESFGRFHFGEKVQFLYYARGSVFETKYWLNRVAARNLMVSTESQKYASQLTDIARQLNLFIASLKGQRSGEITVAKTLRENPVEYASGLPDDFPNILFDESDLAWLES; the protein is encoded by the coding sequence ATGCCCACTTCCTTTGAAGATTTGAAAGTATTGAAATCAGCCGAGGCGATTGCCGACTCCGTTTACAAGAGCGCGGAACAATGGAATGAGTTTGCGCGCGATGTGGTAGGTAAGCAGATTGCCCGCGCCGCCGATTCCGTTGGCGCAAACATTGCCGAGTCATTTGGCCGTTTCCACTTTGGCGAGAAAGTTCAGTTTCTATATTACGCCCGCGGCAGTGTGTTCGAGACCAAATACTGGCTCAATCGGGTTGCCGCGCGAAACTTGATGGTCTCCACCGAGTCGCAGAAATACGCGAGCCAACTGACTGACATCGCCCGCCAGCTTAATCTCTTTATTGCCAGCCTGAAGGGCCAGCGTTCCGGCGAAATCACCGTCGCCAAAACCCTCCGCGAAAACCCTGTTGAATACGCCTCCGGCCTGCCAGACGATTTCCCCAACATCCTCTTTGACGAAAGCGACTTGGCCTGGCTGGAATCCTAA
- a CDS encoding cyclase family protein, giving the protein MKIYDLSQDLNQDCSFWPFYPPFEVKYIKRKAEHGVNAQYIMTSNHMGTHLDAPRHFVTKGKTIDQLPIEWLYGPGVIVDVSDICDDLALFTPKDLEDRADIRERDILFIHTGWHRYSFFSPDADEERYIQRHPGPHFSICDWLLKKKIHVWGVDMISTDHPMNLPIGRFLGKGGLEHWQKVRAKSEAKFGKENMDKLFPDSAYQLTHNALFPHDCVHVENLGGEMGNPALHNRRLTLGAMPWKFKGGEAAFCRAFAIVDDAPKAAKPAARKTAAKKRK; this is encoded by the coding sequence ATGAAAATCTACGACCTCTCTCAAGACCTAAACCAAGACTGTTCCTTCTGGCCGTTCTACCCGCCGTTTGAAGTGAAGTACATCAAACGCAAGGCCGAGCATGGGGTGAATGCCCAATACATCATGACTTCCAATCACATGGGCACGCACCTGGACGCGCCGCGCCACTTTGTGACAAAGGGCAAGACGATTGACCAACTGCCCATCGAGTGGCTGTACGGCCCGGGCGTGATCGTGGACGTGAGCGACATTTGTGACGACCTGGCGCTCTTCACGCCAAAGGATTTGGAAGACCGGGCCGACATCCGCGAGCGCGACATTCTCTTCATCCACACCGGCTGGCACAGGTATTCGTTCTTCAGCCCCGACGCCGACGAAGAACGATACATCCAGCGCCACCCCGGCCCGCACTTCAGCATTTGCGACTGGCTGTTGAAGAAGAAGATTCACGTCTGGGGCGTGGACATGATCTCCACCGACCACCCGATGAACCTACCCATTGGCCGCTTTCTGGGCAAGGGTGGCCTCGAACACTGGCAGAAAGTGCGGGCCAAGAGCGAAGCCAAATTCGGCAAAGAGAATATGGACAAGCTCTTCCCCGACTCGGCCTATCAACTCACGCACAATGCGCTGTTTCCGCACGATTGCGTCCATGTCGAAAACCTCGGCGGCGAGATGGGCAACCCGGCTCTCCACAACCGCCGCCTCACCCTGGGCGCGATGCCGTGGAAGTTCAAGGGCGGCGAGGCCGCGTTCTGCCGGGCGTTTGCCATTGTGGATGACGCGCCGAAGGCGGCTAAACCGGCAGCCAGGAAAACGGCGGCGAAGAAGCGCAAGTGA
- a CDS encoding xanthine dehydrogenase family protein molybdopterin-binding subunit has product MATRYFGERIKRNEDARLLTGQALFVDDVQLPGMLHAAFLRSSYAHARIKGIDVSAALQRPGVIAVYTAHDLGDYWKPGPLLVSPPPVPGRIFHERTQVPLAKDKVRFVGEPIAVVIAESRYIAEDALTDIHVDFEALPVVADLEKAAQPDSARVHDDLDSNVAAHIVQRKGSDYQTARAKADVVIKRRFHYDHGAAAAMENRGIVAQWEARAGKLTVWETTQAPVVMRAFYSAMLGLSENQVRVIAPFIGGGFGPKIMMWYQEEAVIPWAAMKLNRPVKWIEDRSENFYATTQERNQIHDAEIALTKDGLILGVHDVFLHDAGAYDPYGLTVPLNSQCTLLGPYHIPNYYSEFTALFTNKPIVTPYRGAGRQHGVFVIERLLDIAARQLGLDRTEIRRRNYIPPDKFPYNNEVIYQDFAPLTYDSGNYQPIMDRALEMIGYEKFIKEEQPKLRAEGKHVGIGVVAYVEGTGIGPYEGARVKVQASGKVSVATGVGTQGQGHFTVFAQVAAEQLGVDVKDVEVVTGDTDQFYWGAGTFASRGAVVAGNAINEAAKDVRQKILRLAAEQFECAEEDLELTNGVVRVKGVPQKTIKLGELAVKANPMRGAVKPGTIPGLEATNYFGPASGATAAGVHAMIVEVDPETMNVEIKKYVVVHDCGTVINPLILEGQVQGGVAQGIGNAFYEQLIFDENGQLLNGTFMDYLLPTALEVPPIESGHTVTPSPLNPMGTKGAGEAGAIPVGPLFVQAVEDALQNRIEILECPVSPKRLWELAQNRYP; this is encoded by the coding sequence ATGGCAACTCGATATTTCGGCGAACGGATCAAACGCAACGAAGACGCCCGCCTGCTCACCGGCCAGGCTTTGTTTGTGGATGACGTTCAACTGCCGGGAATGTTGCACGCCGCCTTTCTGCGAAGCTCGTATGCTCACGCGCGAATCAAGGGGATTGACGTTTCAGCCGCCTTGCAGAGGCCGGGCGTGATCGCGGTTTACACCGCCCACGACCTGGGCGATTACTGGAAGCCGGGGCCGCTGTTGGTGTCGCCGCCGCCCGTGCCGGGCCGCATCTTCCACGAACGGACGCAAGTCCCACTGGCGAAAGACAAGGTGCGATTTGTGGGCGAGCCGATTGCCGTCGTCATCGCCGAGAGCCGCTACATTGCCGAAGATGCGCTGACCGACATTCACGTTGACTTTGAAGCCCTGCCAGTGGTGGCTGATCTTGAAAAGGCGGCCCAACCTGACTCGGCGCGAGTGCATGATGATTTGGATTCGAATGTGGCCGCCCACATCGTCCAACGCAAAGGGAGCGACTATCAAACGGCCAGAGCCAAAGCCGACGTCGTCATCAAGCGCCGCTTTCATTACGATCACGGCGCGGCGGCGGCGATGGAGAACCGGGGCATCGTGGCCCAGTGGGAGGCCCGCGCCGGAAAGTTGACCGTGTGGGAGACCACCCAGGCCCCGGTTGTCATGCGCGCTTTCTACTCCGCCATGTTGGGCCTTTCGGAGAATCAGGTGCGGGTGATCGCGCCGTTCATCGGCGGCGGCTTTGGGCCGAAGATCATGATGTGGTATCAGGAAGAAGCCGTCATCCCCTGGGCGGCGATGAAACTCAACCGGCCTGTGAAGTGGATCGAAGATCGCTCCGAAAACTTTTATGCTACCACCCAGGAGCGCAACCAGATTCATGACGCCGAGATTGCGTTGACAAAAGACGGCCTCATCCTTGGCGTTCACGATGTCTTTCTGCACGACGCGGGCGCGTACGATCCCTACGGGTTGACCGTCCCTTTGAATAGCCAGTGTACTCTGCTCGGGCCGTATCACATCCCCAACTATTATTCTGAATTCACGGCCTTGTTCACCAACAAACCCATCGTCACCCCGTATCGCGGCGCGGGGCGGCAACACGGCGTGTTTGTCATCGAGCGCCTGCTGGACATCGCCGCCAGGCAGTTGGGCCTTGATCGCACCGAAATTCGCCGCCGCAACTACATCCCGCCCGATAAGTTCCCCTACAACAACGAAGTGATCTACCAAGACTTCGCGCCGCTGACTTACGACAGTGGCAACTATCAACCGATCATGGACAGGGCGCTGGAAATGATCGGCTACGAAAAGTTCATCAAAGAGGAGCAACCCAAACTGCGGGCTGAGGGCAAACACGTTGGCATCGGCGTGGTGGCTTACGTTGAGGGAACAGGTATCGGGCCGTACGAAGGGGCGCGAGTGAAGGTGCAGGCCAGCGGCAAAGTGTCGGTTGCCACCGGCGTGGGCACGCAGGGACAGGGGCACTTTACGGTGTTCGCTCAAGTCGCTGCCGAGCAGTTGGGCGTGGATGTGAAAGATGTGGAAGTGGTGACGGGCGACACGGATCAGTTTTATTGGGGCGCGGGCACGTTCGCCAGCCGGGGCGCGGTCGTGGCTGGCAATGCCATCAATGAGGCGGCCAAAGATGTGCGCCAGAAAATTTTGCGGCTGGCCGCTGAGCAGTTTGAATGCGCCGAAGAAGATTTGGAACTAACGAATGGCGTGGTGCGAGTGAAAGGCGTTCCCCAGAAGACAATCAAACTGGGCGAGTTGGCGGTGAAGGCCAATCCCATGCGTGGGGCGGTCAAACCGGGAACCATCCCCGGCCTGGAGGCTACCAACTACTTCGGCCCGGCCAGCGGCGCAACCGCCGCCGGAGTCCATGCGATGATCGTCGAAGTTGACCCGGAGACAATGAACGTGGAAATCAAAAAATACGTCGTCGTTCACGACTGCGGCACAGTGATCAATCCGCTTATTCTTGAAGGCCAGGTGCAGGGCGGCGTGGCGCAAGGCATCGGCAACGCTTTCTATGAGCAACTTATCTTCGACGAGAATGGGCAACTCCTCAACGGCACATTCATGGATTATCTGCTCCCGACGGCGTTGGAAGTGCCGCCAATTGAGTCGGGTCACACGGTGACGCCGTCCCCGTTGAATCCGATGGGCACGAAAGGCGCGGGCGAGGCCGGGGCGATTCCAGTGGGGCCGTTGTTTGTGCAGGCGGTGGAAGATGCTTTGCAAAACCGTATTGAAATTTTGGAGTGCCCGGTCAGCCCGAAGCGGTTGTGGGAGTTGGCCCAGAACAGGTATCCATGA